The following proteins come from a genomic window of Triticum aestivum cultivar Chinese Spring chromosome 6A, IWGSC CS RefSeq v2.1, whole genome shotgun sequence:
- the LOC123132205 gene encoding nuclear pore complex protein NUP160: MATATSTSCRIAGTEVPITGSDKLRWIDLTVPSPPSPAPASPADPFVSVPPRAASGCHVVFSGRDSQRYLAWRIHEEHQNVLEVIELCALKEFPSSGLRLVFQEALCPFAFMCESEGARRGESVYLLYVLTISGVAILCNLRSPFSYVSGSILSQNDVVGFNLQTHTQSAKVTAVKAKPGCLVIGRQDGSICCYSLGKLAPSSPGFSNELRDDAGIGRLWTLMSRTKALGPVQDIDTATVNERELLFVLHLDGSLRVWDISSQTKLVNYNVHLDDFEGQPSRLWVGEADDDQELISLAVLHQGTAVPACDHIAIYAFSFGAGERFLLSPEPSVSAVPLIEGKIVDLKISTEKLWILKEVGPMLYEIVQYNSDSEEICSYVLQEDAISEQMFQSSESALDDLVWTADSVFSSMKEHSFSFISSMFLRRLLQPGVNHCSALRETLLEYKRFLSDSEFQSLTTSGLRKEILSIIEQEGSSQVASSTVYHWKKFSARYLHNWCWNNRPYGLLLDTNSEVFGLIRKGSFSLFRCLEGVEQLIYGSSDDLGNLIGLGMNLSNDTDGETLIEVLRCMGHINHLLGRSSAAIYYESLISSVTSPDEVTSQILKILESGFSPQSSSPLITLLGTDAYVERRQMAHKSQRKFSVEMLLSFHKLQSRSTSWSAVFDVIDKFMKCLDTKVTIQEFELRRLYNVNSALVVQATSQVARTMFEAAFDLFLFLSYLVGVGGQVSLLQSDVARIKLQLFPMIQDILGQWIVLHFVGISPTTPPTIEDFSYQLSSLQLGIADERSLHRKLGSSDFTLACLLDFPKSAEGDDLSPCFPSPTEVINLVRRFSSSIMCRNSVDCVDSFLGSTINLAAVFIRHGQYEAAQNLLGILETYLGYARASQTDQDTDIACLARLHLSGFCLLMLAHDEANIVLRESKVQEAIRCFFRAASGQEAPKALKKFSSETGFQISGECRSISLWRLHYYEWAMQIFEQNSMREGACQFALAALEQVDSIDLDNGNEAEDLPETTAMIKGRLWANVFKYSLDLKNFRDAYCAIISNPDDDSKYVCLRRFIIVLCELGETKVICNGEIPFTGLVEKVEQELFWKAERSDLSSKPNLYKVLYSFEAYRNNWRKAAGCMYRYFVRLSREGEAGGGRQLTHVLQEKLHALSTAINSLQLVEPSCAWLDSVCEADDQISPSKKPRNLLMENSAFGTDSELSTLQFCVDIEILEKEYTLTEALYMLSTVNSKSKISESYSIEALTDILVNENLYDLAFTIVLKFWKESGMKRELERVFAAIAQQCCPNRVGSSGRNLTDTQQLLLLPSSEDDGWDGNSKTIAVAHQVQGSCQWETLELYLDKYKDLHPRLPVIVAETLLYTDPEIELPLWLVQMFKTTKGGNRMISWGMSGKEADPAALFRLYTNYGRHTEAANLLVEHLDSFASSRPMDVLHRKKMSAAWFPYTTVERFWCQLEEMQSAGHSADQCDRLKKLLHGALMNHLQQVVVDSEDVLSSVGGGQGVESQSS; the protein is encoded by the exons ATGGCCACCGCGACCTCTACCTCCTGCAGGATAGCGGGCACCGAGGTCCCCATCACGGGCTCGGACAAGCTGCGGTGGATCGACCTCACCGTCCCCTCACCCCCCTCCCCAGCGCCGGCGAGCCCCGCCGACCCATTCGTCTCCGTGCCCCCGCGCGCCGCCTCGGGGTGCCACGTCGTGTTCTCCGGCCGCGACTCCCAACGCTACCTCGCCTG GAGGATTCACGAAGAACACCAAAATGTGCTAGAGGTCATTGAACTCTGTGCTTTGAAGGAGTTCCCAAGCTCTGGACTGCGTTTGGTATTCCAGGAGGCGCTATGTCCATTTGCTTTTATGTGTGAAAGTGAG GGTGCCAGGCGAGGCGAGTCTGTATATCTGCTATATGTGCTCACTATTTCTGGAGTTGCCATTCTGTGCAACTTGCGCAGCCCATTTTCCTATGTATCTGGTTCAATACTGTCTCAAAATGACGTAGTTGGATTTAATCTTCAAACCCACACACAGAGTGCTAAGGTTACAGCTGTTAAAGCGAAGCCAGGATGTCTAGTAATTGGGCGGCAAGATGGGTCAATCTGCTGTTACAGTCTTGGCAAATTAGCTCCTAGTTCACCAG GTTTCTCTAATGAGCTCCGTGATGATGCTGGAATCGGGCGTTTGTGGACTCTCATGTCGAG AACAAAGGCTCTGGGGCCTGTACAAGATATTGACACAGCTACTGTAAATGAAAGGGAGCTGTTATTTGTTCTTCATCTGGATGGAAGTTTGCGTGTCTGGGATATTTCTAGTCAGACGAAACTTGTTAATTATAATGTTCACTTGGATGATTTTGAAG GGCAACCCTCTAGGCTATGGGTTGGTGAGGCTGATGATGATCAAGAACTGATATCCTTGGCTGTTCTGCACCAAGGGACTGCG GTTCCAGCTTGTGATCATATTGCTATATATGCCTTCAGTTTTGGTGCTGGCGAAAGATTCTTGTTGTCTCCTGAACCTTCGGTTTCTGCCGTACCTTTGATAGAG GGAAAGATCGTTGATTTGAAAATAAGCACGGAAAAGCTTTGGATACTTAAAGAAGTTGGACCAATGCTCTATGAAATAGTGCAGTATAACTCTGATAG CGAGGAAATATGTTCATATGTGCTACAAGAAGACGCTATCAGTGAGCAAATGTTCCAAAGTTCTGAGAGTGCATTGGACGATTTGGTTTGGACTGCTGATTCAGTATTCTCATCTATGAAG GAGCATAGTTTCAGTTTTATCTCATCCATGTTTCTGCGGAGGCTGCTGCAACCAGGAGTGAACCACTGTTCTGCTCTCCGTGAAACCTTATTGGAGTACAAAAGGTTTCTATCCGATTCTGAGTTTCAGTCGCTTACAACTAGTGGGCTGCGGAAAGAAATATTATCCATTATAGAACAAGAG GGAAGTTCTCAGGTCGCAAGTTCTACTGTTTATCACTGGAAAAAGTTTTCTGCACGGTATCTCCACAACTGGTGCTGGAATAATAGGCCATATGGGTTGCTTCTTGATACGAACAGTGAAGTGTTTGGTTTAATTAGAAAGGGTTCATTTTCTCTCTTCCGTTGTTTGGAGGGTGTGGAGCAACTTATTTATG GTTCCTCTGATGACTTGGGAAATCTCATTGGCCTCGGGATGAACTTATCGAATGATACTGACGGTGAAACCCTTATTGAAGTTCTCAGGTGCATGGGCCATATAAACCATTTGCTTGGGAGATCTTCTGCTGCAATATATTACGAGTCCCTCATCAGTTCTGTTACATCACCAGATGAAGTTACTTCTCAGATATTAAAGATTCTAGAGAGTGGGTTCAGTCCTCAATCTTCGTCGCCCCTCATTACATTGCTTGGAACAGATGCTTATGTAGAAAGAAGGCAGATGGCTCACAAAAGCCAAAGGAAGTTTTCTGTTGAGATGCTACTATCTTTCCATAAGTTGCAATCAAGATCCACATCCTGGTCGGCAGTATTTGATGTGATTGATAAGTTCATGAAGTGTTTGGATACAAAGGTCACTATACAAGAGTTTGAATTGAGAAGACTTTATAATGTAAATTCTGCCTTAGTGGTTCAGGCTACTTCACAGGTTGCAAGAACCATGTTTGAGGCTGCTTTTGATCTATTTCTGTTCCTCAGTTATTTGGTTGGTGTCGGTGGGCAG GTCTCCTTGCTGCAAAGCGATGTTGCTAGAATCAAACTGCAGTTGTTTCCAATGATTCAAGACATACTGGGACAGTGGATCGTTCTCCATTTTGTGGGAATTTCACCAACCACACCACCAACCATCGAGGATTTCAGCTATCAACTTTCTTCCCTCCAGCTAG GTATAGCCGATGAGCGGTCTTTGCACAGAAAGCTTGGATCCTCTGATTTTACATTGGCTTGTTTGCTTGATTTTCCTAAATCTGCGGAAGGGGATGATCTGTCACCTTGTTTTCCTAGTCCAACCGAGGTAATCAACTTGGTCAGGAGGTTTAGCAGTTCGATTATGTGCAGAAATAGTGTTGACTGTGTAGACAGCTTCTTGGGTTCCACAATAAATCTGGCAGCAGTTTTCATCCGACATGGTCAATATGAAGCTGCTCAG AATCTGCTGGGCATTCTTGAAACATACTTGGGCTATGCGAGAGCATCCCAAACTGATCAGGATACTGATATTGCATGTTTGGCTCGCCTACATCTCAGTGGATTTTGCCTTTTGATGCTCGCACATGATGAAGCAAACATTGTTTTGAGAGAATCCAAGGTTCAGGAAGCTATCAGATGCTTCTTTAG AGCTGCATCTGGGCAAGAAGCTCCGAAGGCGCTGAAGAAGTTCTCTTCTGAAACAGGGTTTCAAATTTCTG GGGAGTGTAGATCTATTTCTTTATGGAGGCTTCATTACTACGAGTGGGCAATGCAAATTTTTGAGCAAAACTCAATGAGGGAGGGAGCATGCCAGTTTGCTCTCGCTGCTCTTGAACAAGTTGATAGCATTGATTTGGACAATGGAAATGAAGCCGAGGATCTCCCAGAGACTACAGCGATGATTAAAGGACGACTATGGGCCAATGTATTCAAGTACAGCTTGGATTTGAAAAACTTTCGAGATGCGTATTGTGCTATAATCTCAAATCCAGATGATGATAGCAAGTATGTCTGCTTGAGGCGTTTCATCATAGTTCTTTGTGAGCTTGGCGAGACTAAG GTCATTTGCAATGGTGAGATACCATTCACTGGTTTGGTGGAAAAGGTGGAGCAAGAGCTCTTCTGGAAG GCTGAGCGCTCAGATCTATCTTCTAAACCAAATCTATACAAAGTCCTTTATTCATTTGAAGCTTATAGGAACAATTGGAGGAAGGCAGCTGGATGCATGTACAGGTATTTTGTTAGATTGAGTAGAGAGGGGGAAGCAGGTGGAGGCCGCCAACTCACTCATGTATTACAAGAGAAGTTGCATGCTTTGTCTACTGCTATCAACTCGTTGCAGCTTGTTGAACCCTCATGTGCCTGGCTCGATTCGGTTTGTGAAGCTGATGATCAAATTTCGCCAAGCAAAAAGCCTCGTAATCTTTTGATGGAGAACT CTGCTTTTGGCACAGATTCAGAACTCTCTACATTGCAGTTTTGTGTTGACATTGAAATTCTTGAAAAGGAATACACACTAACAGAAGCACTTTATATGCTTAGTACTGTAAATTCTAAATCCAAAATTTCTG AAAGCTATTCTATTGAAGCCTTGACTGACATTCTTGTAAATGAGAATTTGTATGACCTGGCATTCACCATCGTACTGAAATTTTGGAAGGAGTCAGGAATGAAAAG AGAATTGGAGCGTGTCTTTGCAGCTATTGCACAGCAATGCTGCCCAAACAGAGTAGGCAGCTCAGG GAGAAATTTGACTGACACTCAACAGCTGCTACTTCTGCCTTCTTCCGAGGATGATGGATGGGATGGCAATAGCAAGACTATTGCTGTGGCCCATCAAGTGCAGGGAAGTTGCCAGTGGGAAACTCTTGAACTATATTTG GATAAATATAAAGATTTGCATCCAAGGCTGCCTGTCATTGTTGCTGAAACACTTCTTTACACTGATCCTGAGATTGAGCTACCTCTTTGGCTGGTTCAGATGTTCAAG ACCACCAAGGGTGGAAATAGGATGATTTCATGGGGAATGTCTGGCAAAGAGGCAGATCCAGCTGCATTATTTCGACTATATACAAATTATGGCCGGCACACAGAAGCAGCCAACTTGTTGGTGGAGCACCTCGATTCTTTTGCTTCATCG AGACCGATGGACGTGCTGCACCGCAAAAAGATGTCGGCCGCCTGGTTCCCGTACACCACTGTCGAGAGGTTTTGGTGTCAGCTTGAAGAGATGCAAAGTGCTGGCCACAGTGCTGATCAGTGTGATAGGCTCAAGAAGTTGCTGCATGGAGCCCTGATGAACCACCTGCAGCAA GTTGTCGTCGATTCAGAAGACGTACTGTCATCAGTTGGAGGAGGTCAAGGAGTGGAGAGCCAAAGCAGCTGA
- the LOC123132206 gene encoding uncharacterized protein produces the protein MSSTSCLAPLAPRLPCGRVRLPPPSAAAERPSLRFKPRGAAPTKGWRPVHISCFRQDQDVSTTSGDGTGFKCNEQAEISGDPDLKEEDGGSPNTDDQNYVNGGWFVRAQKIKENLQETIFRFWNGRWAVPWTGQTIAQVMFLWIATFWLVGSWIVPFLAHAAGFSKETLTHRGQALYSLVTDITEGLAGIAILHQCLGRFRPLPPGWFEFKLKGRWHWDVALGCLLFPLVNLLSHINISLVHMSSGPVAGVSSVEQSIVARDPVAMALYAVVVTVCAPIWEEIVFRGFLLPSLTRYMPLPWSILLSAAAFALAHFNVQRVLPLIFLGVVMGGVFARSRNLLASMVLHSLWNGFVFLDLMN, from the exons ATGTCGTCCACCTCCTGCCTAGCCCCTCTCGCTCCGCGGCTCCCCTGCGGTAGGGTTAGGCTCccacctccctccgccgccgccgagagGCCATCACTCAGATTTAAGCCTCGCGGGGCTGCCCCCACCAAG GGATGGAGGCCGGTTCACATCTCGTGCTTCAGGCAGGATCAGGACGTGTCAACAACATCTGGTGATGGCACCGGCTTCAAGTGCAATGAGCAGGCAGAGATCTCAGGGGACCCTGATCTGAAGGAGGAAGACGGTGGAAGCCCCAACACGGATGATCAGAATTATGTAAATGGAGGCTGGTTTGTTAGAGCGCAGAAG ATAAAGGAAAATCTACAGGAAACAATATTCAGATTTTGGAATGGGCGCTGGGCGGTACCTTGGACTGGACAAACAATTGCCCAG GTCATGTTTTTGTGGATTGCGACATTTTGGCTTGTGGGTTCCTGGATAGTGCCATTCTTGGCTCATGCTGCTGGCTTTAGCAAGGAAACATTGACGCACAGAGGACAAGCATTATATAGCCTTGTGACGGACATAACTGAAGGCCTTGCTGGGATTGCTATCCTTCACCAGTGCCTTGGTAGATTCCGTCCCCTTCCCCCAGGCTGGTTTGAGTTCAAATTGAAGGGCAGATGGCATTGGGATGTAGCGTTGGGGTGCCTGTTATTCCCACTGGTGAATTTGCTTTCTCACATCAACATCAGCCTAGTTCATATGTCATCAGGGCCAGTCGCTGGGGTATCCAGTGTAGAGCAATCCATTGTGGCCCGTGACCCGGTGGCAATGGCCTTGTATGCAGTGGTAGTCACTGTATGTGCACCCATATGGGAAGAGATTGTATTCCGTGGTTTCCTTCTCCCATCTCTAACGCGATACATGCCTCTCCCATGGTCGATCCTGCTAAGTGCCGCAGCGTTTGCGCTAGCGCACTTCAACGTGCAAAGGGTGTTGCCGTTGATATTTCTCGGGGTTGTGATGGGAGGCGTCTTTGCCAGATCACGCAACCTATTGGCATCGATGGTGCTTCATAGCCTTTGGAACGGTTTTGTATTCCTGGATTTGATGAATTGA